From the genome of Streptomyces sp. NBC_01317, one region includes:
- a CDS encoding Gfo/Idh/MocA family protein: MSAPVRVAVIGAGDISAPYLTALTSYPDLAVTAVADLVPARARARAEAHGVPAWGTTAEVLGRDDVDLVVNLTVPAAHAEVALAAVAAGKHVWGEKPLALDRASARAVLDAADAAGVVVGNAPDTVLGPGIQTAHRLLAEGAIGEPRTVLTLMQGPGPDLWHPRPQFLFAKGAGPLFDIGPYYLTALVQLLGPVVSVSASGQSPRAERVVGSGPDAGTAFPVEVPTHLSVVTTFASGTVGTSVYSFDSPLRRQLFEITGTDGVMEVPVSGFDGPTRLLTGTAPGAAWTTVPADGVPSDRGVGVLELARALRAGQRPRASGELAYHVLDIMLAVEESAGLGSPVRVASGAPEVPRIPPGWDPAAPTFDGHDRTEQT, from the coding sequence GTGAGCGCGCCCGTCCGCGTCGCCGTCATCGGCGCCGGGGACATCTCCGCCCCGTACCTGACGGCCCTCACCAGCTATCCGGACCTCGCGGTCACCGCCGTGGCCGACCTCGTGCCCGCCCGCGCCAGGGCCCGCGCCGAGGCCCACGGCGTGCCGGCCTGGGGCACCACCGCCGAGGTGCTGGGACGCGACGACGTCGACCTGGTGGTGAACCTGACCGTCCCGGCCGCCCACGCCGAGGTCGCGCTGGCCGCCGTCGCCGCCGGAAAACACGTCTGGGGCGAGAAGCCACTGGCCCTGGACCGGGCCTCCGCCCGCGCCGTCCTCGACGCCGCCGACGCCGCGGGTGTCGTGGTCGGCAACGCGCCGGACACCGTCCTCGGCCCGGGGATACAGACCGCGCACCGGCTGCTGGCCGAAGGGGCGATCGGCGAGCCCAGGACCGTACTCACCCTCATGCAGGGGCCGGGCCCCGACCTGTGGCATCCGCGACCGCAGTTCCTCTTCGCCAAGGGGGCGGGGCCGCTCTTCGACATCGGCCCCTACTACCTGACCGCCCTGGTCCAACTCCTGGGCCCGGTCGTCTCCGTGAGCGCGAGCGGGCAGAGCCCGCGCGCCGAGCGGGTCGTCGGCTCGGGGCCCGACGCCGGCACGGCCTTCCCCGTCGAGGTGCCGACCCACCTCAGCGTGGTGACCACCTTCGCCTCCGGGACGGTCGGCACCTCCGTCTACAGCTTCGACTCCCCGTTGCGCCGCCAGCTGTTCGAGATCACCGGCACCGACGGGGTCATGGAGGTCCCGGTCAGCGGGTTCGACGGGCCGACCCGGCTGCTGACCGGGACCGCGCCCGGCGCGGCCTGGACCACCGTGCCCGCCGACGGCGTCCCGAGCGACCGGGGTGTCGGCGTCCTCGAACTGGCCCGCGCCCTGCGGGCCGGACAACGGCCCCGCGCCAGCGGTGAGTTGGCGTACCACGTGCTCGACATCATGCTCGCGGTCGAGGAGTCCGCCGGCCTCGG
- a CDS encoding sugar phosphate isomerase/epimerase family protein, with amino-acid sequence MTTGQPLGIQLYSVRDDLGPADLGATLSRLAGLGFTHAEPYDILTDPDRLGTALRDAGLRATTAHASVVRHDVTHVLDAAEALGIGTVVTPYVDPDSIADRAGVEQLAATLNDAAGRAAARGIRIGYHNHDFEFAQTVEGVPAYDLLTGLLDPAVVLEVDVYWAGVGGADVFELLPRLGERVRLLHVVHEREPGNDRPVLGVDTAGRMDEVLALTAGTVELLVVEVVAHHSDVWPLVARNATHFLAGAHA; translated from the coding sequence ATGACGACCGGACAGCCGCTGGGCATCCAGCTCTACAGCGTGCGGGACGACCTCGGCCCCGCCGACCTCGGCGCCACCCTGTCCCGGCTGGCGGGCCTCGGCTTCACCCACGCGGAGCCGTACGACATCCTCACGGACCCCGACCGGCTCGGTACGGCCCTGCGGGACGCCGGACTGCGCGCCACCACCGCCCACGCGTCGGTGGTACGGCACGACGTGACACACGTCCTCGACGCGGCGGAGGCCCTCGGCATCGGCACCGTCGTCACCCCCTACGTCGACCCGGACAGCATCGCCGACCGGGCCGGGGTGGAACAGCTCGCCGCGACCCTCAACGACGCCGCCGGCCGCGCCGCCGCCCGGGGCATCCGCATCGGCTACCACAACCACGACTTCGAGTTCGCGCAGACGGTGGAAGGCGTCCCGGCCTACGACCTGCTCACCGGCCTGCTCGACCCGGCCGTCGTGCTGGAGGTCGACGTCTACTGGGCCGGGGTCGGCGGCGCCGACGTGTTCGAGCTGCTGCCACGCCTCGGCGAGCGCGTACGGCTCCTGCACGTGGTGCACGAGCGCGAGCCCGGCAACGACCGCCCCGTCCTCGGCGTCGACACGGCCGGCCGGATGGACGAGGTGCTCGCCCTGACCGCCGGCACGGTGGAACTGCTCGTGGTCGAAGTGGTCGCCCACCACAGCGACGTATGGCCGCTCGTCGCCCGCAACGCCACGCACTTCCTCGCCGGAGCGCACGCGTGA